The Oleispira antarctica RB-8 genome contains the following window.
AAAACTTTGGTGTAATCTAAAAAGGCTTTGAATTTGATTTCGCGGTTGCATAGTATATCGGGATTTGGCGTGCGCCCAGCTTTGTATTCTTCTAAGAAGTGTTCAAAAACATTATCCCAGTATTCACTCGCGAAGTTGGCGGTATGCAGTTTCATACCCAGCTTGTCAGCTACCGCTTGCGCGTCGGTGAGGTCATCCATAGCGGTGCAGTAATCTGTGCCGTCATCTTCATCCCAGTTTTTCATGAACAAGCCTTCCACCTGGTAGCCTTGTTGCTGCAAAAGTAGGGCGGATACGGAGGAATCAACACCACCGGACATGCCGACAATGACGAGGGTTTCTTCTTTTGGCTTGTTAATCATTTCTGTCTTCTAACTCTTGAGATTTGTTTTCGTCATCAGTGTGTTCATGATCTGCATATTCATAAATCACGTCTAGCGGGTAATGCTTGCCATCTATATGGTCTTTTATGCAGCGCTTTACAAGGGGGCTGCGTAGATTATCCAATTGTTGGATTTCTTCCCAACTCAACCACTTCGCATCGAGTATACCATCATCAAGCTGGCTTTCGGCTTGATGCACTGTTGCTTCTGCTGCAAAACAGTATCTATGGTAAGTCACATTGTTCGCAGGAGCCGTGAATATATAAATGCCCACAAGGTGCTTTAACTTAACCTGCCAGCGCGTTTCCTCTAAGGTCTCGCGAATAGCGGCGGCCATGATAGATTCACCTTCATCCACATGCCCGGCGGGTTGATTGTAGACGATGCCAAAATCACCTTGCGAGTTAATTAGGCGCTTCTCTTCTACTAATAAAAACTTGCCGTCTTTTTCAACGATGGTGGCGACCGTTGCATGAGGCGTCCAGCGTTCAGGTTCGAGAGGCGTTGTGCTGGTCATTAGCGCTTATTCTTCTTGTACTTGCTGCGGGTTACATTACCACTGAATTTTTTATCAATATTTTTTTTGGTTGCGCCGCTGGTTGCCTGCAGTACTGATTCGCTGGGTAGGGCTACAGTATCGGTACGTGATTCGCCGGGCTTTAAACCTTTAATGCTCCACTCGCCGATTTGCATGCGAATAAGACGTAGGCAGGGTAGGCCAACGGCTGCAGCCATGCGGCGTACTTGTCGATTTCTGCCTTCTACTATTGTCACTTGGATCCAGCTTGTTATTTGACCTTCGCGCGGGCGAATGGGAGGATTACGTGGCCATATTTTTACCGATGCCATTTGCTTTACTTTAGCGGGTGCAGCCATGCCGTCACTAAGCTTTACGCCGCTGCGTAACTGC
Protein-coding sequences here:
- the rluE gene encoding Ribosomal large subunit pseudouridine synthase E, with the protein product MPNLILFNKPFNVLSQFSAHEGKITLAKFIKTKGFHPAGRLDYDSEGLMLLTNEGPLQHQISHPNHKLPKTYWIQVEGEVTKEALEQLRSGVKLSDGMAAPAKVKQMASVKIWPRNPPIRPREGQITSWIQVTIVEGRNRQVRRMAAAVGLPCLRLIRMQIGEWSIKGLKPGESRTDTVALPSESVLQATSGATKKNIDKKFSGNVTRSKYKKNKR
- a CDS encoding NUDIX hydrolase, which codes for MTSTTPLEPERWTPHATVATIVEKDGKFLLVEEKRLINSQGDFGIVYNQPAGHVDEGESIMAAAIRETLEETRWQVKLKHLVGIYIFTAPANNVTYHRYCFAAEATVHQAESQLDDGILDAKWLSWEEIQQLDNLRSPLVKRCIKDHIDGKHYPLDVIYEYADHEHTDDENKSQELEDRND